The following coding sequences lie in one Flavobacterium sediminis genomic window:
- a CDS encoding D-alanine--D-alanine ligase — MESKKEIYDLIPQQYYPKTELIKTGTNFSAIETQIQNGNLQFPLIAKPDIGLRGTAVKKLYNPEEVKSYWQKADFDFLLQDCIPFSNEIGLFYVKLPKEEKGRITGIVWKEFLIVTGNGKENIREILLKDPRYEFQIEVLEKEYNNYLDTILPEGETFNLVPYGNHCRGTKFIDRSHKITTKLEATFTEICNQIEGFHYGRMDIMFTDFEDLENGKNFQIVEINGAISEPTHIYDPKHSIFFGWKELIRHYHYLYLISKDNHKKGAPYLSTTQGINEFKKHIEFYNTILKF, encoded by the coding sequence ATGGAATCCAAAAAAGAAATATATGATTTAATTCCACAGCAATATTATCCAAAAACTGAATTAATTAAAACTGGAACTAATTTCTCAGCTATTGAAACTCAAATCCAAAATGGAAATTTACAATTTCCGTTAATTGCCAAGCCGGATATCGGTTTAAGAGGAACAGCTGTAAAGAAGCTGTACAATCCGGAAGAAGTTAAATCCTACTGGCAAAAGGCTGATTTTGACTTTTTACTGCAGGATTGTATTCCTTTTTCAAATGAAATAGGACTATTCTATGTTAAACTCCCCAAAGAAGAAAAAGGAAGGATCACCGGAATTGTTTGGAAAGAATTCCTGATAGTTACCGGAAACGGAAAAGAAAACATTCGGGAAATTTTATTAAAAGACCCTCGATATGAATTCCAAATTGAAGTTTTAGAAAAAGAATACAACAATTATTTAGACACTATTTTACCGGAAGGAGAAACCTTTAATTTGGTTCCTTACGGAAATCATTGCAGAGGAACTAAATTTATAGACAGAAGTCATAAGATCACAACAAAATTAGAAGCCACATTTACAGAGATCTGCAATCAGATCGAAGGATTTCATTACGGAAGAATGGATATTATGTTTACCGATTTTGAAGACCTGGAAAACGGAAAAAACTTTCAGATTGTAGAAATTAACGGAGCAATTAGTGAACCTACTCATATTTATGACCCGAAACACTCTATCTTTTTTGGTTGGAAAGAATTGATCCGTCATTATCACTACCTTTACTTAATCAGCAAAGACAATCATAAAAAGGGAGCTCCTTATTTAAGTACGACACAAGGTATTAACGAATTTAAAAAACACATTGAGTTTTATAATACTATTTTAAAATTCTAA
- a CDS encoding HYR domain-containing protein — MVQQFYGNRGTNLQTQIIVTDAQGNTVILGDPIVGPSKCGGIYNVSVQVSDDCNQSDQCSGTFTVLPDDELPVIVDSGDIDLQGCNTPWPVEVTTSWSDNCGVNGETSGTLVGVAGDVVTNGCTQYIDYTFTITDDCGNQAAPVVIRVSRHYDMELPVIVDSGDIDLQGCNTPWPVEVTTSWSDNCGVNGETSGTLVGVAGDVVTNGCTQYIDYTFTITDDCGNQAAPVVIRVSRHYDMELPVIVDSGDIDLQGCNTPWPVEVTTSWSDNCGVNGETSGTLVGVAGDVVTNGCTQYIDYTFTITDDCGNQAAPVVIRVSRHYDMELPVIVDSGDIDLQGCNTPWPVEVTTSWSDNCGVNGETSGTLVGVAGDVVTNGCTQYIDYTFTITDDCGNQAAPVVIRVSRHYDMELPVIVDSGDIDLQGCNTPWPVEVTTSWSDNCGVNGETSGTLVGVAGDVVTNGCTQYIDYTFTITDDCGNQAAPVVIRVSRHYDMELPVIVDSGDIDLQGCNTPWPVEVTTSWSDNCGVNGETSGTLVGVAGDVVTNGCTQYIDYTFTITDDCGNQAAPVVIRVSRHYDMELPVIVDSGDIDLQGCNTPWPVEVTTSWSDNCGVNGETSGTLVGVAGDVVTNGCTQYIDYTFTITDDCGNQAAPVVIRVSRHYDMELPVIVDSGDIDLQGCNTPWPVEVTTSWSDNCGVNGETSGTLVGVAGDVVTNGCTQYIDYTFTITDDCGNQAVPVVIRVSRHYDMELPVIVDSGDIDLQGCNTPWPVEVTTSWSDNCGVNGETSGTLVGVAGDVVTNGCTQYIDYTFTITDDCGNQAAPVVIRVSRHYDMELPVIVDSGDIDLQGCNTPWPVEVTTSWSDNCGVNGETSGTLVGVAGDVVTNGCTQYIDYTFTITDDCGNQAAPVVIRVSRHYDMELPVIVDSGDIDLQGCNTPWPVEVTTSWSDNCGVNGETSGTLVGVAGDVVTNGCTQYIDYTFTITDDCGNQAAPVVIRVSRHYDMELPVIVDSGDIDLQGCNTPWPVEVTTSWSDNCGVNGETSGTLVGVAGDVVTNGCTQYIDYTFTITDDCGNQAVPVVIRVTRLFDETPPTLTCPSDIEVFDCEGDPVIDIPTAYDNCDEDVSVIPTRSDGLALNDPFPVGETVTVTFTAEDDCGNQSSCSFTVLVNSCDSPHCTYTQGFYGNVNGVACTPGGGGIMAQDIMVAALTNVGGEFNFGSLSTGNYFLLKLSDINANPITAQNNIFKMLPGGGTPRKLVDFATYDIYATWADNDPLNASFKKKGRINNNLLSQTITLFFNLQMDTALNSVMLENTFATVDVECGTDTPIPDTTQIFTIPQSVIAYLDMNGGATVANLFILANQALGAEDIGSLSHSDINQAVDAINRGYDGCRMKVAVPAEETYTDSSSESIFTADFKVYPVPFRDYITIQYLFHYKSDVEIQIFDARGLLLMTTYDNDAYYGKEIRINTDFNAVGRDAVYYVKVISKTGVSIKKIVAMSY; from the coding sequence TTGGTACAACAGTTTTACGGCAACAGGGGAACCAATCTGCAAACTCAGATAATTGTAACGGATGCCCAGGGAAACACAGTTATTTTAGGAGATCCGATTGTAGGTCCGTCAAAATGTGGTGGAATTTATAATGTGTCGGTTCAGGTGTCTGACGATTGTAATCAGTCAGATCAATGTAGTGGAACCTTTACGGTACTACCGGATGATGAATTACCTGTTATCGTAGATTCCGGTGATATCGATTTGCAAGGTTGTAACACGCCTTGGCCGGTGGAAGTCACCACAAGCTGGAGCGACAACTGTGGCGTAAACGGAGAGACCAGTGGTACTTTAGTCGGAGTAGCAGGTGATGTGGTAACCAACGGTTGTACACAATACATTGATTATACGTTCACTATTACAGACGATTGTGGCAATCAGGCAGCACCTGTAGTGATCCGTGTAAGCCGTCACTACGATATGGAATTACCTGTTATCGTAGATTCCGGTGATATCGATTTGCAAGGTTGTAACACGCCTTGGCCGGTGGAAGTCACCACAAGCTGGAGCGACAACTGTGGCGTAAACGGAGAGACCAGTGGTACTTTAGTCGGAGTAGCAGGTGATGTGGTAACCAACGGTTGTACACAATACATTGATTATACGTTCACTATTACAGACGACTGTGGCAATCAGGCAGCACCTGTAGTGATCCGTGTAAGCCGTCACTACGATATGGAATTACCTGTTATCGTAGATTCCGGTGATATCGATTTGCAAGGTTGTAACACGCCTTGGCCGGTGGAAGTCACCACAAGCTGGAGCGACAACTGTGGCGTAAACGGAGAGACCAGTGGTACTTTAGTCGGAGTAGCAGGTGATGTGGTAACCAACGGTTGTACACAATACATTGATTATACGTTCACTATTACAGACGATTGTGGCAATCAGGCAGCACCTGTAGTGATCCGTGTAAGCCGTCACTACGATATGGAATTACCTGTTATCGTAGATTCCGGTGATATCGATTTGCAAGGTTGTAACACGCCTTGGCCGGTGGAAGTCACCACAAGTTGGAGCGACAACTGTGGCGTAAACGGAGAGACCAGTGGTACTTTAGTCGGAGTAGCAGGTGATGTGGTAACCAACGGTTGTACACAATACATTGATTATACGTTCACTATTACAGACGACTGTGGCAATCAGGCAGCACCTGTAGTGATCCGTGTAAGCCGTCACTACGATATGGAATTACCTGTTATCGTAGATTCCGGTGATATCGATTTGCAAGGTTGTAACACGCCTTGGCCGGTGGAAGTCACCACAAGCTGGAGCGACAACTGTGGCGTAAACGGAGAGACCAGTGGTACTTTAGTCGGAGTAGCAGGTGATGTGGTAACCAACGGTTGTACACAATACATTGATTATACGTTCACTATTACAGACGACTGTGGCAATCAGGCAGCACCTGTAGTGATCCGTGTAAGCCGTCACTACGATATGGAATTACCTGTTATCGTAGATTCCGGTGATATCGATTTGCAAGGTTGTAACACGCCTTGGCCGGTGGAAGTCACCACAAGCTGGAGCGACAACTGTGGCGTAAACGGAGAGACCAGTGGTACTTTAGTCGGAGTAGCAGGTGATGTGGTAACCAACGGTTGTACACAATACATTGATTATACGTTCACTATTACAGACGATTGTGGCAATCAGGCAGCACCTGTAGTGATCCGTGTAAGCCGTCACTACGATATGGAATTACCTGTTATCGTAGATTCCGGTGATATCGATTTGCAAGGTTGTAACACGCCTTGGCCGGTGGAAGTCACCACAAGTTGGAGCGACAACTGTGGCGTAAACGGAGAGACCAGTGGTACTTTAGTCGGAGTAGCAGGTGATGTGGTAACCAACGGTTGTACACAATACATTGATTATACGTTCACTATTACAGACGACTGTGGCAATCAGGCAGCACCTGTAGTGATCCGTGTAAGCCGTCACTACGATATGGAATTACCTGTTATCGTAGATTCCGGTGATATCGATTTGCAAGGTTGTAACACGCCTTGGCCGGTGGAAGTCACCACAAGCTGGAGCGACAACTGTGGCGTAAACGGAGAGACCAGTGGTACTTTAGTCGGAGTAGCAGGTGATGTGGTAACCAACGGTTGTACACAATACATTGATTATACGTTCACTATTACAGACGACTGTGGCAATCAGGCAGTACCTGTAGTGATCCGCGTAAGCCGTCACTACGATATGGAATTACCTGTTATCGTAGATTCCGGTGATATCGATTTGCAAGGTTGTAACACGCCTTGGCCGGTGGAAGTCACCACAAGCTGGAGCGACAACTGTGGCGTAAACGGAGAGACCAGTGGTACTTTAGTCGGAGTAGCAGGTGATGTGGTAACCAACGGTTGTACACAATACATTGATTATACGTTCACTATTACAGACGACTGTGGCAATCAGGCAGCACCTGTAGTGATCCGTGTAAGCCGTCACTACGATATGGAATTACCTGTTATCGTAGATTCCGGTGATATCGATTTGCAAGGTTGTAACACGCCTTGGCCGGTGGAAGTCACCACAAGCTGGAGCGACAACTGTGGCGTAAACGGAGAGACCAGTGGTACTTTAGTCGGAGTAGCAGGTGATGTGGTAACCAACGGTTGTACACAATACATTGATTATACGTTCACTATTACAGACGACTGTGGCAATCAGGCAGCACCTGTAGTGATCCGTGTAAGCCGTCACTACGATATGGAATTACCTGTTATCGTAGATTCCGGTGATATCGATTTGCAAGGTTGTAACACGCCTTGGCCGGTGGAAGTCACCACAAGTTGGAGCGACAACTGTGGCGTAAACGGAGAGACCAGTGGTACTTTAGTCGGAGTAGCAGGTGATGTGGTAACCAACGGTTGTACACAATACATTGATTATACGTTCACTATTACAGACGACTGTGGCAATCAGGCAGCACCTGTAGTGATCCGTGTAAGCCGTCACTACGATATGGAATTACCTGTTATCGTAGATTCCGGTGATATCGATTTGCAAGGTTGTAACACGCCTTGGCCGGTGGAAGTCACCACAAGCTGGAGCGACAACTGTGGCGTAAACGGAGAGACCAGTGGTACTTTAGTCGGAGTAGCAGGTGATGTGGTAACCAACGGTTGTACACAATACATTGATTATACGTTCACTATTACAGACGACTGTGGCAATCAGGCAGTACCTGTAGTGATCCGCGTAACCAGACTATTTGATGAAACTCCACCAACACTGACTTGTCCTTCAGATATAGAAGTGTTTGATTGTGAAGGAGATCCGGTTATTGATATTCCTACAGCTTACGACAATTGTGATGAGGATGTGAGTGTGATTCCGACCCGTTCTGATGGTTTAGCATTGAACGATCCATTCCCGGTAGGAGAAACAGTAACTGTTACGTTTACTGCAGAAGATGATTGTGGTAATCAGTCGAGTTGTAGTTTTACAGTACTGGTTAATTCATGTGATAGTCCACATTGTACGTATACACAAGGTTTTTATGGTAATGTAAATGGAGTTGCTTGTACTCCTGGCGGAGGAGGAATTATGGCTCAGGATATTATGGTGGCAGCATTGACTAATGTCGGAGGAGAATTTAATTTCGGTAGTTTGAGTACAGGTAATTATTTCTTATTGAAATTATCAGACATTAATGCAAATCCGATTACGGCTCAAAATAATATCTTTAAAATGCTTCCCGGTGGCGGAACGCCAAGAAAATTGGTTGATTTTGCAACCTATGATATATATGCGACATGGGCAGATAATGATCCTCTTAATGCGAGCTTTAAGAAAAAAGGAAGAATTAATAATAATTTGTTAAGCCAAACAATAACCTTATTCTTTAATTTACAAATGGATACAGCCTTGAATTCAGTGATGTTAGAGAATACATTTGCAACAGTAGATGTGGAATGTGGAACTGATACTCCGATTCCGGATACTACTCAGATTTTTACTATTCCTCAAAGTGTTATTGCTTATCTGGATATGAATGGAGGGGCTACAGTTGCTAATTTGTTTATACTGGCAAATCAAGCGCTCGGAGCAGAAGATATAGGAAGCTTGTCTCATTCGGATATTAATCAGGCTGTGGATGCCATTAATAGAGGGTATGACGGATGTAGAATGAAAGTAGCTGTTCCTGCTGAAGAGACTTATACAGATTCTTCTTCCGAAAGTATCTTTACAGCTGATTTTAAAGTTTACCCTGTTCCGTTCAGAGATTATATTACGATTCAGTATTTGTTCCATTATAAATCTGATGTTGAAATTCAGATTTTTGATGCCAGAGGTTTGTTGTTAATGACAACATACGATAATGATGCTTATTATGGTAAAGAGATTAGAATTAACACAGATTTTAATGCAGTAGGTAGAGATGCTGTCTACTATGTTAAAGTTATTTCTAAAACAGGAGTTTCAATCAAAAAAATCGTAGCGATGAGTTATTAA
- the thrS gene encoding threonine--tRNA ligase, with the protein MIKITLPDGSVKEFTQGATPMDVALSISEGLARNVISASFDGKTIETTTPLTTDGSLILYTWNDSEGKKAFWHSTSHVMAQALEELYPGIKLTIGPAIDNGFYYDVDFGEHKITDADFKKIEDRVLEISREKHNFKMRSATKAEALAFYKGNEYKTELIENLEDGTITFCDHSTFTDLCRGGHIPNTGIIKAMKILSVAGAYWRGDEKNKQLTRVYGISFPKQKDLTEYLQMLEEAKKRDHRKLGKELELFHFSQKVGQGLPLWLPKGAALRDRLEQFLKKAQKKAGYEQVVTPHIGQKELYVTSGHYAKYGADSFQPIHTPAEGEEFLLKPMNCPHHCEIYNAKPWSYKDLPKRYAEFGTVYRYEQSGELHGLTRVRGFTQDDAHIFCTPDQLDAEFKNVIDLVLYVFGSLGFENFTAQVSVRDLSNPDKYIGSVENWEKAENAIISAAKDKGLNYVIESGEAAFYGPKLDFMVKDALGRSWQLGTIQVDYNLPERFDLTYKGSDNELHRPVMIHRAPFGSMERFVAILLEHTAGNFPIWLMPEQAIILSLSEKYEKYAQKVLNLLENHEIRAQIDNRNETIGKKIREAEVQKFPFMLIVGEEEEKNGTISVRRHGDSGKSNQSMTIEEFAKLVQEEIDKTLKQF; encoded by the coding sequence ATGATTAAGATTACTTTACCTGACGGTTCGGTTAAAGAGTTTACACAAGGTGCAACACCGATGGATGTAGCTTTGAGTATAAGCGAAGGTTTAGCCAGAAATGTTATTTCTGCCTCGTTTGATGGAAAAACGATTGAAACCACTACTCCATTGACCACCGATGGTTCTCTTATATTATATACATGGAATGATTCTGAAGGCAAAAAAGCTTTTTGGCATTCTACTTCTCACGTAATGGCCCAAGCATTAGAAGAATTATATCCGGGTATTAAATTAACTATCGGACCAGCAATCGACAATGGTTTTTACTATGATGTAGATTTTGGCGAACATAAAATCACTGATGCTGATTTTAAAAAGATCGAAGACCGGGTTTTAGAAATTTCTCGTGAAAAGCACAATTTCAAAATGCGCTCCGCAACAAAAGCTGAAGCGTTAGCTTTTTATAAAGGCAACGAATACAAAACAGAGTTAATTGAAAATCTGGAAGACGGCACTATAACATTTTGTGATCACTCCACATTTACAGATCTATGTCGTGGTGGTCATATTCCTAATACTGGAATTATTAAAGCCATGAAAATTTTGTCTGTGGCAGGTGCTTACTGGAGAGGAGATGAAAAAAACAAGCAATTAACACGCGTTTACGGTATTTCATTCCCTAAACAAAAAGATCTTACAGAGTATCTTCAAATGCTTGAAGAAGCAAAAAAGAGAGATCACAGAAAGTTAGGAAAAGAATTGGAACTATTTCATTTTTCTCAAAAAGTGGGTCAAGGTTTACCTTTATGGTTACCTAAAGGTGCCGCTTTACGTGATCGTTTGGAACAATTTTTAAAAAAAGCACAGAAAAAAGCCGGGTACGAGCAAGTTGTAACTCCTCATATCGGTCAAAAAGAACTGTATGTAACTTCCGGTCACTATGCTAAATATGGTGCTGATAGTTTTCAACCAATTCATACGCCAGCCGAAGGAGAAGAATTTTTATTAAAACCAATGAACTGCCCTCACCACTGTGAGATTTACAATGCAAAACCTTGGTCTTATAAAGATTTACCAAAACGTTATGCTGAATTCGGTACCGTATATAGATATGAGCAATCCGGAGAATTACATGGTTTGACTCGCGTAAGAGGTTTTACTCAAGATGATGCACACATTTTCTGTACTCCGGATCAGTTAGACGCTGAGTTTAAAAATGTAATTGATCTTGTATTATATGTATTCGGTTCATTAGGTTTTGAAAACTTCACAGCTCAGGTTTCAGTTAGAGACTTAAGCAATCCTGATAAATATATAGGTAGCGTTGAAAATTGGGAAAAAGCAGAAAATGCTATTATCAGTGCAGCAAAAGACAAAGGATTAAATTATGTGATCGAATCGGGTGAAGCTGCTTTTTACGGTCCGAAACTTGATTTCATGGTCAAAGATGCACTGGGAAGAAGTTGGCAGTTAGGAACCATTCAGGTTGATTATAATTTACCGGAACGTTTTGACCTGACTTATAAAGGAAGCGACAATGAATTACACAGACCTGTAATGATCCATCGTGCTCCTTTCGGCAGTATGGAGCGCTTTGTAGCTATTTTATTGGAACATACTGCGGGTAATTTCCCTATTTGGCTAATGCCGGAGCAAGCTATAATACTGTCTTTGAGCGAGAAATATGAAAAATATGCTCAAAAAGTTTTAAATTTGCTAGAAAATCACGAAATTCGCGCCCAAATTGACAATAGAAACGAAACTATTGGTAAGAAAATCAGAGAAGCTGAAGTTCAAAAGTTCCCATTCATGTTGATCGTAGGTGAGGAAGAAGAAAAGAATGGAACTATTTCGGTACGACGCCACGGTGACTCCGGCAAATCAAATCAGTCTATGACAATTGAGGAATTTGCTAAACTGGTCCAAGAAGAAATCGACAAGACATTAAAACAATTTTAA
- the infC gene encoding translation initiation factor IF-3, producing MRNNRRGFNPREEKKDAHRINENIRVPEIRLVGDNIENGIYKTAEALRMANEQELDLVEISPNAAPPVCKIMDYGKFLYQQKKREKELKAKSTQIVVKEIRFGPQTDEHDYEFKKKNAIKFLSDGAKLKAFVFFKGRSIIYKEQGQILLLRLAQDLEEYGKVENMPVLEGKRMIMYIAPKKKK from the coding sequence ATTAGAAACAACAGAAGAGGTTTTAACCCCAGAGAAGAAAAAAAAGATGCACACCGAATTAATGAAAATATTCGTGTGCCTGAAATTCGTTTAGTAGGTGATAATATAGAAAACGGTATCTATAAAACAGCCGAAGCTTTACGAATGGCTAACGAACAGGAATTAGACTTGGTTGAAATTTCACCCAATGCTGCACCTCCTGTATGTAAGATAATGGATTACGGTAAATTTTTGTACCAACAAAAGAAGCGTGAAAAAGAGCTTAAGGCAAAATCTACCCAGATCGTTGTTAAAGAAATACGTTTCGGTCCTCAGACTGATGAGCACGATTATGAATTTAAAAAGAAGAATGCTATTAAATTTTTAAGTGACGGTGCAAAACTAAAAGCGTTTGTTTTCTTTAAAGGACGATCCATTATATATAAAGAGCAAGGACAGATCTTATTGTTGCGTTTAGCTCAAGACCTTGAGGAATATGGCAAAGTTGAAAACATGCCTGTTTTAGAAGGAAAACGTATGATCATGTATATTGCTCCTAAGAAAAAGAAATAA
- the rpmI gene encoding 50S ribosomal protein L35 has product MPKMKTKSGAKKRFVITGSGKIKRKHAFKSHILTKKTKKRKLALTHSTLVHKADERSVKEQLRLV; this is encoded by the coding sequence ATGCCTAAAATGAAAACTAAATCCGGAGCTAAAAAACGTTTCGTTATCACAGGTTCTGGAAAGATTAAAAGAAAGCATGCTTTTAAAAGTCACATTTTGACTAAAAAAACTAAAAAGCGTAAATTAGCTTTAACTCACTCGACTTTAGTTCACAAAGCTGACGAAAGAAGTGTGAAAGAACAATTAAGATTAGTATAA
- the rplT gene encoding 50S ribosomal protein L20: protein MPRSVNHVASRARRKKVLKQAKGYFGRRKNVWTVAKNAVEKAMQYAYRDRKQKKRNFRALWIMRINAAARLHGMSYSQFMGKVKANNIELNRKVLADLAMNHPEAFAAIVNQVK, encoded by the coding sequence ATGCCTAGATCAGTAAATCATGTAGCTTCAAGAGCTAGAAGAAAAAAAGTATTGAAGCAAGCCAAAGGATACTTTGGAAGACGTAAAAACGTTTGGACAGTAGCTAAAAACGCGGTAGAAAAAGCAATGCAATATGCTTACCGCGACAGAAAGCAAAAAAAGAGAAACTTCCGTGCATTGTGGATTATGCGTATTAACGCTGCTGCAAGATTACACGGTATGAGCTATTCTCAATTTATGGGTAAAGTAAAAGCTAATAACATTGAGCTAAACCGTAAAGTTTTAGCTGACTTAGCAATGAATCACCCTGAAGCTTTTGCTGCTATTGTAAATCAAGTTAAATAA
- a CDS encoding HAD family hydrolase, giving the protein MELSKIKLIVSDMDGTLLNSKHELDPSFFEIYEKLRTKNIQFIAASGRQYFSIADKFKPILNELTIIAENGSFVKKNGTEILVKAINISLLQNVIEHARKTPDTYIVLCGKNGAYIEQDSEQFVNYFKEFYNKYSLVHDLLSDPNDHYFKIALYNPNGAEKHIYPYFEDFKEVLQVKISGEYWVDIMQLQVNKGNAIEFIQKQNHITKDETLVFGDYLNDLEMFEQAGTAVAMQNAHPELKKIASYITDSNDHNGVFTVLKKLVDLE; this is encoded by the coding sequence ATGGAATTATCTAAGATCAAATTAATCGTCTCTGACATGGACGGAACATTACTCAATTCTAAACACGAACTTGATCCGTCTTTTTTTGAAATATATGAAAAACTAAGAACTAAAAACATTCAGTTCATCGCTGCAAGCGGAAGACAATATTTCAGCATTGCTGATAAATTCAAACCTATTTTAAATGAACTGACTATCATTGCTGAAAACGGCTCTTTTGTTAAAAAGAACGGAACTGAGATCTTAGTTAAAGCAATCAATATCTCTTTATTACAAAATGTTATTGAACATGCCCGAAAGACCCCTGATACTTATATTGTTCTTTGCGGAAAAAACGGAGCTTATATAGAACAGGATAGCGAGCAATTTGTAAATTATTTTAAAGAGTTCTACAACAAATACTCATTAGTTCATGATCTGTTGAGCGATCCGAATGACCATTATTTTAAAATCGCTTTATACAATCCGAATGGGGCTGAAAAACATATTTACCCTTACTTTGAAGATTTTAAAGAGGTACTACAAGTAAAGATCTCAGGAGAGTACTGGGTTGATATTATGCAGTTGCAAGTGAATAAGGGTAATGCCATTGAATTTATTCAAAAGCAGAACCATATTACTAAGGATGAAACTTTAGTTTTCGGGGATTACTTAAACGATCTTGAAATGTTCGAACAAGCAGGCACTGCTGTTGCTATGCAGAACGCGCATCCGGAATTAAAGAAAATAGCCTCTTACATTACTGATAGCAATGATCATAATGGGGTTTTTACTGTACTCAAAAAATTAGTTGATTTAGAATAA
- a CDS encoding LytR/AlgR family response regulator transcription factor translates to MIKVLIVEDELIIAEDIKTILQEQHYNVVGIAMDYKEAIKILNENEKPDLVLLDVNLNETKDGVDLAHYINENYKIPFIFATSYSDSQTLERAKKANPVNYLVKPFKKEQLLSTIEISWHKINNEKPKPEGSSESNTDVVVKDAIFLKDKSRYTKVELEDILWIKSDGNYLEIKTKKKEELIRASLSGFIEKLNSDQFFRTHKSYIVNLKNITNIETSFVLIGDTKIPLSKNYYDDLVKKLNII, encoded by the coding sequence ATGATTAAAGTTTTAATTGTTGAAGACGAATTGATCATAGCTGAAGATATTAAAACAATATTGCAGGAGCAACACTATAATGTAGTGGGGATAGCTATGGATTATAAAGAAGCGATTAAAATTTTAAACGAAAATGAAAAACCGGATCTGGTGCTACTTGATGTCAATTTAAATGAGACCAAAGACGGAGTCGATCTGGCTCATTATATTAACGAAAACTATAAGATACCATTCATTTTCGCAACGTCTTATTCAGATAGTCAAACTTTAGAAAGAGCTAAAAAGGCAAATCCCGTTAATTATCTGGTAAAGCCTTTTAAAAAAGAACAATTGTTATCAACCATTGAGATTTCCTGGCATAAGATTAATAATGAAAAGCCTAAGCCTGAGGGAAGTTCAGAAAGTAATACAGATGTAGTAGTTAAAGATGCGATCTTTTTAAAAGATAAATCAAGATATACTAAAGTAGAACTGGAGGATATCTTATGGATCAAATCAGATGGTAATTACTTGGAAATAAAAACAAAGAAAAAAGAAGAGCTAATCAGAGCATCGTTGTCAGGTTTCATAGAAAAATTAAACAGCGATCAGTTCTTCAGAACCCACAAGTCTTATATTGTAAATTTAAAGAATATCACAAATATAGAGACTAGCTTTGTTCTTATCGGAGACACTAAAATCCCTCTTTCGAAGAACTATTATGATGATTTGGTAAAAAAACTGAATATCATTTAA